The following proteins are co-located in the Carassius auratus strain Wakin unplaced genomic scaffold, ASM336829v1 scaf_tig00000450, whole genome shotgun sequence genome:
- the LOC113068995 gene encoding protein transport protein Sec24C-like isoform X1 translates to MNVNQQPHMASPYGQPQPGYQGYPQPGYGGDNVPSGYPAQYAPYNGPGSAYHQGPPQGYSPYASFPSKTLTTNLVSDLSSSSPLDLGMRGPPTSGAPPVSGAQNYSQFGQGETQNGPPPMVAPPQRPPVSQPYTPAAVNLPGPQPTYGQQYGAPPVSMQQMTNQMASMQVGSTAPSPAGPGYAPQSFPQAPPVSQPPFSTAQVQPGPTQSYGRPLPSTQPSFPRPPLPTSQPSAFPAGPPPTSTPSQLPGVMQPQPPVSQPPPYHSGPPPTSTGFPPRPPFHGMQGLPMTSQGPPMASQGPPMASQGPPMASQGPPMGSQGPPMASQGPPMGSQGPPMAQANHILPTQPGMPPGPINTSLSGPPPQPGMQGYPAQQNGAFGQVRGPQPGYTGPYPGQQNYGAPSTAPAPAPAAPKRLDPDSIPSPQASDMPPVQKTRHRIDPDAIPSPIQVIEDDKANKGSEPFTTGVRGQAPPLVTTKFQVKDQGNASPRYIRCTSYNMPCNSDMAKQSQVPLAAVIKPLAPLPPDETPPYLVDHGESGPIRCNRCKAYMCPYMQFIEGGRRFQCGFCSCVTEVPPHYFQHLDHTGKRVDCYDRPELSMGSYEFMTTVDYCKNNKFPKPPAFIFLIDVSYNAVKNGMVGIVCQELKTLLDYLPRENPDVESNIRVGFVTYNKVLHFYNVKASLAQPQMMVVSDVADMFVPLLDGFLVNVSESRVVIESLLDQIPEMFADTRETETVFGPVIQAGLEALKAADCAGKLFVFHSSLPIAEAPGKLKNREDKKLVGTDKEKSLFQPQVSFYNTLAKECVAQGCCVDLFLFPNQYVDVATLGVVPTSTGGSIYKYTYFQAPSDQERFLNDLRRDVQKQMGFDAVMRVRTSTGIRVTDFFGSFFMSNTTDVELAGLDCDKTVTVEFKHDDKLSEETGALMQCAVLYTSCSGQRRLRIHNMAVNCCSQLADLYRNCETDTIINYFAKYAYRSILSSPTKNVRDSLMNQCAQILACYRKNCASPSSAGQLILPECMKLLPVYLNCVLKSDVLQPGADVSLDDRAYLRQLVSTMDVAESHVFFYPRLLPLQKLDVESMTLPMAVRDSEERLSRGGVYLLENGLNIFLWVGVSAQQELLQNIFGTPAFSQIDSNMTSLPALDNPFSKSLREIIESVRAQRSRYMKLMVVKQEDKLELIFKHFLVEDKNNNGGASYVDFLCHMHKEIRQLLS, encoded by the exons ATGAATGTCAACCAGCAACCTCACATGGCCTCTCCTTATGGGCAGCCTCAGCCTGGGTATCAGGGCTACCCCCAGCCAGGGTATGGGGGTGACAACGTGCCATCGGGATATCCGGCTCAGTATGCACCTTATAATGGGCCGGGCTCTGCCTACCATCAAGGTCCACCCCAAG GATATTCTCCTTATGCAAGCTTTCCCTCTAAGACTCTCACAACAAACTTAGTCTCTGACctgtcctcctcctctcctcttgaTCTAG GTATGAGAGGACCCCCCACCTCAGGGGCACCACCTGTCTCAGGTGCCCAGAACTATTCTCAGTTTGGGCAAGGAGAAACTCAGAATGGACCACCACCAATGGTTGCTCCACCACAGAG GCCTCCAGTGTCTCAACCTTACACTCCAGCTGCAGTGAATCTGCCTGGTCCTCAACCCACGTACGGCCAGCAGTACGGAGCTCCACCTGTCAGCATGCAACAGATGACCAATCAGATGGCCAGCATGCAGGTTGGCTCCACTGCACCCTCCCCTGCAGGCCCAGGCTATG ccccACAGTCCTTCCCTCAAGCTCCCCCTGTCTCTCAGCCTCCTTTTTCCACAGCCCAGGTACAACCAGGTCCCACCCAGTCATACGGACGCCCACTTCCTTCAACGCAGCCCTCTTTCCCAAGACCACCACTTCCCACCTCCCAGCCCTCTGCATTCCCTGCAGGTCCACCACCCACCTCGACTCCATCTCAGCTCCCAGGTGTCATGCAACCCCAACCGCCAGTTTCCCAACCCCCACCTTACCACTCAGGTCCCCCTCCAACCTCTACTGGGTTTCCACCACGGCCTCCCTTTCATGGAATGCAGGGCCTTCCTATGACATCACAGGGTCCTCCAATGGCGTCACAGGGTCCTCCAATGGCGTCACAGGGTCCTCCAATGGCGTCACAAGGTCCTCCAATGGGATCACAAGGGCCTCCAATGGCGTCACAAGGTCCTCCAATGGGATCACAAGGGCCTCCAATGGCACAGGCTAATCATATACTCCCTACACAACCTGGCATGCCACCTGGTCCTATCAACACCTCCCTGTCAGGGCCACCACCACAGCCTGGAATGCAGGGATATCCTGCTCAGCAAAATG GTGCTTTTGGGCAGGTCAGAGGTCCTCAGCCTGGTTACACAGGACCATATCCTGGACAGCAAAACTATGGAGCGCCATCCACAGCACCTGCTCCGGCACCAGCTGCCCCAAAGAGGCTTGATCCTGATTCTATCCCAAGCCCG caAGCCTCTGACATGCCGCCTGTGCAGAAAACAAGACATAGAATAGACCCAGACGCAATCCCAAGTCCA ATTCAGGTTATCGAGGATGACAAAGCAAACAAGGGAAGTGAACCTTTTActacaggggtcagaggtcaagccCCACCTCTTGTCACCACCAAATTCCAAGTTAAAGATCAAG GGAATGCTAGTCCACGCTACATCCGTTGTACATCCTACAACATGCCCTGCAATTCCGACATGGCCAAACAGTCCCAGGTTCCCCTGGCGGCTGTCATTAAACCCCTGGCCCCTCTGCCTCCAGATGAG ACACCACCATATCTCGTGGATCATGGAGAAAGTGGTCCCATCCGCTGTAATCGCTGTAAGGCCTATATGTGCCCGTACATGCAGTTTATCGAAGGTGGCCGTCGTTTCCAGTGTGGCTTCTGCAGCTGTGTCACAGAGG TGCCTCCCCATTACTTCCAGCATCTGGATCACACAGGGAAGAGGGTGGACTGCTATGATCGTCCAGAGCTCTCGATGGGCAGTTATGAGTTTATGACTACTGTGGACTACTGTAAG AACAACAAGTTTCCTAAGCCGCCAGCCTTCATCTTCCTGATTGACGTGTCCTACAATGCTGTGAAGAATGGCATGGTGGGAATTGTATGTCAGGAGCTGAAGACATTGTTGGATTACTTGCCGAG AGAGAACCCTGATGTGGAATCAAACATTCGAGTTGGCTTCGTCACCTAcaataaagtgcttcatttctACAATGTGAAGGCCTCCCTTGCCCAGCCCCAGATGATGGTCGTGTCAGATGTGGCTGACATGTTTGTGCCCCTACTGGATGGATTTCTGGTCAATGTCTCAGAGTCCAGGGTGGTTATTGAGAG TTTGTTGGATCAGATCCCCGAGATGTTTGCAGACACAAGGGAAACGGAAACTGTGTTTGGGCCTGTAATTCAGGCTGGGCTGGAAGCGCTCAAG GCTGCAGACTGTGCTGGAAAGCTTTTTGTTTTCCACTCATCTCTTCCCATCGCTGAGGCTCCAGGCAAACTGAAGAACAGGGAAGATAAGAAACTAGTGGGAACTGATAAAGAAAAG TCATTATTCCAGCCCCAAGTTAGTTTTTACAACACCCTTGCCAAGGAGTGTGTTGCACAGGGTTGCTGTGTGGACCTCTTCCTCTTTCCCAACCAGTATGTTGATGTAGCAACATTAGGGGTGGTCCCCACTTCAACGGGCGGCTCCATCTACAAATACACCTACTTCCAG GCTCCATCTGACCAGGAGCGTTTTCTTAATGACCTGAGGAGAGATGTGCAGAAGCAGATGGGCTTTGATGCAGTGATGAGGGTCCGCACCAGCACAG GTATCCGGGTGACTGACTTCTTTGGTTCCTTCTTCATGAGCAACACCACCGATGTAGAGCTGGCAGGACTAGACTGTGACAAGACTGTAACCGTGGAGTTCAAACATGATGACAAGCTCAGCGAGGAGACTGGAGCTctaatgcag TGTGCAGTCCTGTACACCAGCTGCAGTGGTCAGCGACGACTTCGGATCCATAACATGGCAGTGAACTGCTGCTCTCAGCTGGCAGACCTGTACAGGAACTGTGAGACTGACACCATCATCAACTACTTTGCCAAATATG CGTATCGGAGTATACTCAGCAGTCCTACCAAGAATGTCCGTGATAGTCTGATGAATCAGTGTGCACAGATCTTAGCCTGTTACCGCAAGAACTGTGCCAGTCCATCTTCAGCAGGGCAG TTGATTTTACCAGAATGTATGAAGTTGCTGCCTGTGTACCTGAACTGCGTGTTGAAGAGTGACGTTCTGCAGCCCGGGGCGGACGTCTCCCTGGATGACCGTGCCTACCTGAGACAGCTGGTCAGCACTATGGATGTGGCCGAGAGCCATGTGTTTTTCTACCCTCGTCTGCTTCCGCTG CAAAAGCTGGATGTTGAGAGCATGACTCTGCCTATGGCAGTGAGAGACTCGGAGGAGAGACTGTCTAGGGGAGGAGTGTACCTGTTAGAGAACGGACTGAATATTTTCCTTTGGGTGGGGGTCAGTGCCCAACAGGAGCTGCTTCAGAACATCTTTGGCACGCCGGCCTTCAGCCAGATAGACTCTAACATG ACCTCTCTGCCAGCTTTGGATAATCCTTTTTCAAAGAGCCTAAGGGAGATTATCGAGTCCGTCAGGGCACAGCGCTCACGATACATGAAG CTCATGGTGGTGAAACAGGAAGACAAGCTGGAGCTGATCTTCAAGCACTTCCTGGTGGAGGATAAGAACAACAATGGAGGGGCCTCTTACGTGGACTTCCTGTGTCACATGCACAAGGAGATTCGTCAGCTCCTGAGCTAG
- the LOC113068995 gene encoding protein transport protein Sec24C-like isoform X2, producing the protein MNVNQQPHMASPYGQPQPGYQGYPQPGYGGDNVPSGYPAQYAPYNGPGSAYHQGPPQGYSPYASFPSKTLTTNLVSDLSSSSPLDLGMRGPPTSGAPPVSGAQNYSQFGQGETQNGPPPMVAPPQRPPVSQPYTPAAVNLPGPQPTYGQQYGAPPVSMQQMTNQMASMQVGSTAPSPAGPGYAPQSFPQAPPVSQPPFSTAQVQPGPTQSYGRPLPSTQPSFPRPPLPTSQPSAFPAGPPPTSTPSQLPGVMQPQPPVSQPPPYHSGPPPTSTGFPPRPPFHGMQGLPMTSQGPPMASQGPPMASQGPPMASQGPPMGSQGPPMASQGPPMGSQGPPMAQANHILPTQPGMPPGPINTSLSGPPPQPGMQGYPAQQNGAFGQVRGPQPGYTGPYPGQQNYGAPSTAPAPAPAAPKRLDPDSIPSPIQVIEDDKANKGSEPFTTGVRGQAPPLVTTKFQVKDQGNASPRYIRCTSYNMPCNSDMAKQSQVPLAAVIKPLAPLPPDETPPYLVDHGESGPIRCNRCKAYMCPYMQFIEGGRRFQCGFCSCVTEVPPHYFQHLDHTGKRVDCYDRPELSMGSYEFMTTVDYCKNNKFPKPPAFIFLIDVSYNAVKNGMVGIVCQELKTLLDYLPRENPDVESNIRVGFVTYNKVLHFYNVKASLAQPQMMVVSDVADMFVPLLDGFLVNVSESRVVIESLLDQIPEMFADTRETETVFGPVIQAGLEALKAADCAGKLFVFHSSLPIAEAPGKLKNREDKKLVGTDKEKSLFQPQVSFYNTLAKECVAQGCCVDLFLFPNQYVDVATLGVVPTSTGGSIYKYTYFQAPSDQERFLNDLRRDVQKQMGFDAVMRVRTSTGIRVTDFFGSFFMSNTTDVELAGLDCDKTVTVEFKHDDKLSEETGALMQCAVLYTSCSGQRRLRIHNMAVNCCSQLADLYRNCETDTIINYFAKYAYRSILSSPTKNVRDSLMNQCAQILACYRKNCASPSSAGQLILPECMKLLPVYLNCVLKSDVLQPGADVSLDDRAYLRQLVSTMDVAESHVFFYPRLLPLQKLDVESMTLPMAVRDSEERLSRGGVYLLENGLNIFLWVGVSAQQELLQNIFGTPAFSQIDSNMTSLPALDNPFSKSLREIIESVRAQRSRYMKLMVVKQEDKLELIFKHFLVEDKNNNGGASYVDFLCHMHKEIRQLLS; encoded by the exons ATGAATGTCAACCAGCAACCTCACATGGCCTCTCCTTATGGGCAGCCTCAGCCTGGGTATCAGGGCTACCCCCAGCCAGGGTATGGGGGTGACAACGTGCCATCGGGATATCCGGCTCAGTATGCACCTTATAATGGGCCGGGCTCTGCCTACCATCAAGGTCCACCCCAAG GATATTCTCCTTATGCAAGCTTTCCCTCTAAGACTCTCACAACAAACTTAGTCTCTGACctgtcctcctcctctcctcttgaTCTAG GTATGAGAGGACCCCCCACCTCAGGGGCACCACCTGTCTCAGGTGCCCAGAACTATTCTCAGTTTGGGCAAGGAGAAACTCAGAATGGACCACCACCAATGGTTGCTCCACCACAGAG GCCTCCAGTGTCTCAACCTTACACTCCAGCTGCAGTGAATCTGCCTGGTCCTCAACCCACGTACGGCCAGCAGTACGGAGCTCCACCTGTCAGCATGCAACAGATGACCAATCAGATGGCCAGCATGCAGGTTGGCTCCACTGCACCCTCCCCTGCAGGCCCAGGCTATG ccccACAGTCCTTCCCTCAAGCTCCCCCTGTCTCTCAGCCTCCTTTTTCCACAGCCCAGGTACAACCAGGTCCCACCCAGTCATACGGACGCCCACTTCCTTCAACGCAGCCCTCTTTCCCAAGACCACCACTTCCCACCTCCCAGCCCTCTGCATTCCCTGCAGGTCCACCACCCACCTCGACTCCATCTCAGCTCCCAGGTGTCATGCAACCCCAACCGCCAGTTTCCCAACCCCCACCTTACCACTCAGGTCCCCCTCCAACCTCTACTGGGTTTCCACCACGGCCTCCCTTTCATGGAATGCAGGGCCTTCCTATGACATCACAGGGTCCTCCAATGGCGTCACAGGGTCCTCCAATGGCGTCACAGGGTCCTCCAATGGCGTCACAAGGTCCTCCAATGGGATCACAAGGGCCTCCAATGGCGTCACAAGGTCCTCCAATGGGATCACAAGGGCCTCCAATGGCACAGGCTAATCATATACTCCCTACACAACCTGGCATGCCACCTGGTCCTATCAACACCTCCCTGTCAGGGCCACCACCACAGCCTGGAATGCAGGGATATCCTGCTCAGCAAAATG GTGCTTTTGGGCAGGTCAGAGGTCCTCAGCCTGGTTACACAGGACCATATCCTGGACAGCAAAACTATGGAGCGCCATCCACAGCACCTGCTCCGGCACCAGCTGCCCCAAAGAGGCTTGATCCTGATTCTATCCCAAGCCCG ATTCAGGTTATCGAGGATGACAAAGCAAACAAGGGAAGTGAACCTTTTActacaggggtcagaggtcaagccCCACCTCTTGTCACCACCAAATTCCAAGTTAAAGATCAAG GGAATGCTAGTCCACGCTACATCCGTTGTACATCCTACAACATGCCCTGCAATTCCGACATGGCCAAACAGTCCCAGGTTCCCCTGGCGGCTGTCATTAAACCCCTGGCCCCTCTGCCTCCAGATGAG ACACCACCATATCTCGTGGATCATGGAGAAAGTGGTCCCATCCGCTGTAATCGCTGTAAGGCCTATATGTGCCCGTACATGCAGTTTATCGAAGGTGGCCGTCGTTTCCAGTGTGGCTTCTGCAGCTGTGTCACAGAGG TGCCTCCCCATTACTTCCAGCATCTGGATCACACAGGGAAGAGGGTGGACTGCTATGATCGTCCAGAGCTCTCGATGGGCAGTTATGAGTTTATGACTACTGTGGACTACTGTAAG AACAACAAGTTTCCTAAGCCGCCAGCCTTCATCTTCCTGATTGACGTGTCCTACAATGCTGTGAAGAATGGCATGGTGGGAATTGTATGTCAGGAGCTGAAGACATTGTTGGATTACTTGCCGAG AGAGAACCCTGATGTGGAATCAAACATTCGAGTTGGCTTCGTCACCTAcaataaagtgcttcatttctACAATGTGAAGGCCTCCCTTGCCCAGCCCCAGATGATGGTCGTGTCAGATGTGGCTGACATGTTTGTGCCCCTACTGGATGGATTTCTGGTCAATGTCTCAGAGTCCAGGGTGGTTATTGAGAG TTTGTTGGATCAGATCCCCGAGATGTTTGCAGACACAAGGGAAACGGAAACTGTGTTTGGGCCTGTAATTCAGGCTGGGCTGGAAGCGCTCAAG GCTGCAGACTGTGCTGGAAAGCTTTTTGTTTTCCACTCATCTCTTCCCATCGCTGAGGCTCCAGGCAAACTGAAGAACAGGGAAGATAAGAAACTAGTGGGAACTGATAAAGAAAAG TCATTATTCCAGCCCCAAGTTAGTTTTTACAACACCCTTGCCAAGGAGTGTGTTGCACAGGGTTGCTGTGTGGACCTCTTCCTCTTTCCCAACCAGTATGTTGATGTAGCAACATTAGGGGTGGTCCCCACTTCAACGGGCGGCTCCATCTACAAATACACCTACTTCCAG GCTCCATCTGACCAGGAGCGTTTTCTTAATGACCTGAGGAGAGATGTGCAGAAGCAGATGGGCTTTGATGCAGTGATGAGGGTCCGCACCAGCACAG GTATCCGGGTGACTGACTTCTTTGGTTCCTTCTTCATGAGCAACACCACCGATGTAGAGCTGGCAGGACTAGACTGTGACAAGACTGTAACCGTGGAGTTCAAACATGATGACAAGCTCAGCGAGGAGACTGGAGCTctaatgcag TGTGCAGTCCTGTACACCAGCTGCAGTGGTCAGCGACGACTTCGGATCCATAACATGGCAGTGAACTGCTGCTCTCAGCTGGCAGACCTGTACAGGAACTGTGAGACTGACACCATCATCAACTACTTTGCCAAATATG CGTATCGGAGTATACTCAGCAGTCCTACCAAGAATGTCCGTGATAGTCTGATGAATCAGTGTGCACAGATCTTAGCCTGTTACCGCAAGAACTGTGCCAGTCCATCTTCAGCAGGGCAG TTGATTTTACCAGAATGTATGAAGTTGCTGCCTGTGTACCTGAACTGCGTGTTGAAGAGTGACGTTCTGCAGCCCGGGGCGGACGTCTCCCTGGATGACCGTGCCTACCTGAGACAGCTGGTCAGCACTATGGATGTGGCCGAGAGCCATGTGTTTTTCTACCCTCGTCTGCTTCCGCTG CAAAAGCTGGATGTTGAGAGCATGACTCTGCCTATGGCAGTGAGAGACTCGGAGGAGAGACTGTCTAGGGGAGGAGTGTACCTGTTAGAGAACGGACTGAATATTTTCCTTTGGGTGGGGGTCAGTGCCCAACAGGAGCTGCTTCAGAACATCTTTGGCACGCCGGCCTTCAGCCAGATAGACTCTAACATG ACCTCTCTGCCAGCTTTGGATAATCCTTTTTCAAAGAGCCTAAGGGAGATTATCGAGTCCGTCAGGGCACAGCGCTCACGATACATGAAG CTCATGGTGGTGAAACAGGAAGACAAGCTGGAGCTGATCTTCAAGCACTTCCTGGTGGAGGATAAGAACAACAATGGAGGGGCCTCTTACGTGGACTTCCTGTGTCACATGCACAAGGAGATTCGTCAGCTCCTGAGCTAG
- the LOC113068995 gene encoding protein transport protein Sec24C-like isoform X3, whose product MNVNQQPHMASPYGQPQPGYQGYPQPGYGGDNVPSGYPAQYAPYNGPGSAYHQGPPQGMRGPPTSGAPPVSGAQNYSQFGQGETQNGPPPMVAPPQRPPVSQPYTPAAVNLPGPQPTYGQQYGAPPVSMQQMTNQMASMQVGSTAPSPAGPGYAPQSFPQAPPVSQPPFSTAQVQPGPTQSYGRPLPSTQPSFPRPPLPTSQPSAFPAGPPPTSTPSQLPGVMQPQPPVSQPPPYHSGPPPTSTGFPPRPPFHGMQGLPMTSQGPPMASQGPPMASQGPPMASQGPPMGSQGPPMASQGPPMGSQGPPMAQANHILPTQPGMPPGPINTSLSGPPPQPGMQGYPAQQNGAFGQVRGPQPGYTGPYPGQQNYGAPSTAPAPAPAAPKRLDPDSIPSPQASDMPPVQKTRHRIDPDAIPSPIQVIEDDKANKGSEPFTTGVRGQAPPLVTTKFQVKDQGNASPRYIRCTSYNMPCNSDMAKQSQVPLAAVIKPLAPLPPDETPPYLVDHGESGPIRCNRCKAYMCPYMQFIEGGRRFQCGFCSCVTEVPPHYFQHLDHTGKRVDCYDRPELSMGSYEFMTTVDYCKNNKFPKPPAFIFLIDVSYNAVKNGMVGIVCQELKTLLDYLPRENPDVESNIRVGFVTYNKVLHFYNVKASLAQPQMMVVSDVADMFVPLLDGFLVNVSESRVVIESLLDQIPEMFADTRETETVFGPVIQAGLEALKAADCAGKLFVFHSSLPIAEAPGKLKNREDKKLVGTDKEKSLFQPQVSFYNTLAKECVAQGCCVDLFLFPNQYVDVATLGVVPTSTGGSIYKYTYFQAPSDQERFLNDLRRDVQKQMGFDAVMRVRTSTGIRVTDFFGSFFMSNTTDVELAGLDCDKTVTVEFKHDDKLSEETGALMQCAVLYTSCSGQRRLRIHNMAVNCCSQLADLYRNCETDTIINYFAKYAYRSILSSPTKNVRDSLMNQCAQILACYRKNCASPSSAGQLILPECMKLLPVYLNCVLKSDVLQPGADVSLDDRAYLRQLVSTMDVAESHVFFYPRLLPLQKLDVESMTLPMAVRDSEERLSRGGVYLLENGLNIFLWVGVSAQQELLQNIFGTPAFSQIDSNMTSLPALDNPFSKSLREIIESVRAQRSRYMKLMVVKQEDKLELIFKHFLVEDKNNNGGASYVDFLCHMHKEIRQLLS is encoded by the exons ATGAATGTCAACCAGCAACCTCACATGGCCTCTCCTTATGGGCAGCCTCAGCCTGGGTATCAGGGCTACCCCCAGCCAGGGTATGGGGGTGACAACGTGCCATCGGGATATCCGGCTCAGTATGCACCTTATAATGGGCCGGGCTCTGCCTACCATCAAGGTCCACCCCAAG GTATGAGAGGACCCCCCACCTCAGGGGCACCACCTGTCTCAGGTGCCCAGAACTATTCTCAGTTTGGGCAAGGAGAAACTCAGAATGGACCACCACCAATGGTTGCTCCACCACAGAG GCCTCCAGTGTCTCAACCTTACACTCCAGCTGCAGTGAATCTGCCTGGTCCTCAACCCACGTACGGCCAGCAGTACGGAGCTCCACCTGTCAGCATGCAACAGATGACCAATCAGATGGCCAGCATGCAGGTTGGCTCCACTGCACCCTCCCCTGCAGGCCCAGGCTATG ccccACAGTCCTTCCCTCAAGCTCCCCCTGTCTCTCAGCCTCCTTTTTCCACAGCCCAGGTACAACCAGGTCCCACCCAGTCATACGGACGCCCACTTCCTTCAACGCAGCCCTCTTTCCCAAGACCACCACTTCCCACCTCCCAGCCCTCTGCATTCCCTGCAGGTCCACCACCCACCTCGACTCCATCTCAGCTCCCAGGTGTCATGCAACCCCAACCGCCAGTTTCCCAACCCCCACCTTACCACTCAGGTCCCCCTCCAACCTCTACTGGGTTTCCACCACGGCCTCCCTTTCATGGAATGCAGGGCCTTCCTATGACATCACAGGGTCCTCCAATGGCGTCACAGGGTCCTCCAATGGCGTCACAGGGTCCTCCAATGGCGTCACAAGGTCCTCCAATGGGATCACAAGGGCCTCCAATGGCGTCACAAGGTCCTCCAATGGGATCACAAGGGCCTCCAATGGCACAGGCTAATCATATACTCCCTACACAACCTGGCATGCCACCTGGTCCTATCAACACCTCCCTGTCAGGGCCACCACCACAGCCTGGAATGCAGGGATATCCTGCTCAGCAAAATG GTGCTTTTGGGCAGGTCAGAGGTCCTCAGCCTGGTTACACAGGACCATATCCTGGACAGCAAAACTATGGAGCGCCATCCACAGCACCTGCTCCGGCACCAGCTGCCCCAAAGAGGCTTGATCCTGATTCTATCCCAAGCCCG caAGCCTCTGACATGCCGCCTGTGCAGAAAACAAGACATAGAATAGACCCAGACGCAATCCCAAGTCCA ATTCAGGTTATCGAGGATGACAAAGCAAACAAGGGAAGTGAACCTTTTActacaggggtcagaggtcaagccCCACCTCTTGTCACCACCAAATTCCAAGTTAAAGATCAAG GGAATGCTAGTCCACGCTACATCCGTTGTACATCCTACAACATGCCCTGCAATTCCGACATGGCCAAACAGTCCCAGGTTCCCCTGGCGGCTGTCATTAAACCCCTGGCCCCTCTGCCTCCAGATGAG ACACCACCATATCTCGTGGATCATGGAGAAAGTGGTCCCATCCGCTGTAATCGCTGTAAGGCCTATATGTGCCCGTACATGCAGTTTATCGAAGGTGGCCGTCGTTTCCAGTGTGGCTTCTGCAGCTGTGTCACAGAGG TGCCTCCCCATTACTTCCAGCATCTGGATCACACAGGGAAGAGGGTGGACTGCTATGATCGTCCAGAGCTCTCGATGGGCAGTTATGAGTTTATGACTACTGTGGACTACTGTAAG AACAACAAGTTTCCTAAGCCGCCAGCCTTCATCTTCCTGATTGACGTGTCCTACAATGCTGTGAAGAATGGCATGGTGGGAATTGTATGTCAGGAGCTGAAGACATTGTTGGATTACTTGCCGAG AGAGAACCCTGATGTGGAATCAAACATTCGAGTTGGCTTCGTCACCTAcaataaagtgcttcatttctACAATGTGAAGGCCTCCCTTGCCCAGCCCCAGATGATGGTCGTGTCAGATGTGGCTGACATGTTTGTGCCCCTACTGGATGGATTTCTGGTCAATGTCTCAGAGTCCAGGGTGGTTATTGAGAG TTTGTTGGATCAGATCCCCGAGATGTTTGCAGACACAAGGGAAACGGAAACTGTGTTTGGGCCTGTAATTCAGGCTGGGCTGGAAGCGCTCAAG GCTGCAGACTGTGCTGGAAAGCTTTTTGTTTTCCACTCATCTCTTCCCATCGCTGAGGCTCCAGGCAAACTGAAGAACAGGGAAGATAAGAAACTAGTGGGAACTGATAAAGAAAAG TCATTATTCCAGCCCCAAGTTAGTTTTTACAACACCCTTGCCAAGGAGTGTGTTGCACAGGGTTGCTGTGTGGACCTCTTCCTCTTTCCCAACCAGTATGTTGATGTAGCAACATTAGGGGTGGTCCCCACTTCAACGGGCGGCTCCATCTACAAATACACCTACTTCCAG GCTCCATCTGACCAGGAGCGTTTTCTTAATGACCTGAGGAGAGATGTGCAGAAGCAGATGGGCTTTGATGCAGTGATGAGGGTCCGCACCAGCACAG GTATCCGGGTGACTGACTTCTTTGGTTCCTTCTTCATGAGCAACACCACCGATGTAGAGCTGGCAGGACTAGACTGTGACAAGACTGTAACCGTGGAGTTCAAACATGATGACAAGCTCAGCGAGGAGACTGGAGCTctaatgcag TGTGCAGTCCTGTACACCAGCTGCAGTGGTCAGCGACGACTTCGGATCCATAACATGGCAGTGAACTGCTGCTCTCAGCTGGCAGACCTGTACAGGAACTGTGAGACTGACACCATCATCAACTACTTTGCCAAATATG CGTATCGGAGTATACTCAGCAGTCCTACCAAGAATGTCCGTGATAGTCTGATGAATCAGTGTGCACAGATCTTAGCCTGTTACCGCAAGAACTGTGCCAGTCCATCTTCAGCAGGGCAG TTGATTTTACCAGAATGTATGAAGTTGCTGCCTGTGTACCTGAACTGCGTGTTGAAGAGTGACGTTCTGCAGCCCGGGGCGGACGTCTCCCTGGATGACCGTGCCTACCTGAGACAGCTGGTCAGCACTATGGATGTGGCCGAGAGCCATGTGTTTTTCTACCCTCGTCTGCTTCCGCTG CAAAAGCTGGATGTTGAGAGCATGACTCTGCCTATGGCAGTGAGAGACTCGGAGGAGAGACTGTCTAGGGGAGGAGTGTACCTGTTAGAGAACGGACTGAATATTTTCCTTTGGGTGGGGGTCAGTGCCCAACAGGAGCTGCTTCAGAACATCTTTGGCACGCCGGCCTTCAGCCAGATAGACTCTAACATG ACCTCTCTGCCAGCTTTGGATAATCCTTTTTCAAAGAGCCTAAGGGAGATTATCGAGTCCGTCAGGGCACAGCGCTCACGATACATGAAG CTCATGGTGGTGAAACAGGAAGACAAGCTGGAGCTGATCTTCAAGCACTTCCTGGTGGAGGATAAGAACAACAATGGAGGGGCCTCTTACGTGGACTTCCTGTGTCACATGCACAAGGAGATTCGTCAGCTCCTGAGCTAG